From the genome of Streptococcus oralis:
ATGCTCGGATTGGCTATCTGCCTGAGGAACGCAGCCTCATGCCCAAGCTGACAGTCCTTGAACAAGTTCGCTACTTGGCGACTCTAAAGGGCATGGATGCCAAGGAGGTCAAGGAGAAACTCCCTCAATGGATGGAAAAACTCGAAGTGAAGGGTAAATTGACCGACAAAATCAAGAGTCTTTCCAAAGGGAATCAACAGAAAATTCAGTTGATTATCACCCTGATTCATGAACCAGACTTGATTATCCTGGATGAGCCTTTTAGTGGACTGGATCCAGTCAATACTGAGTTGCTCAAGCAGGTCATCTTGAAAGAGAAAGAGCGTGGTGCGACCATTATCTTTTCAGACCATGTCATGACCAATGTCGAGGAGCTTTGCGATGATATTCTGATGATTCGAGATGGGCGTGTAGTCTTGCATGGACCGGTCCAAGAAGTTCGCAATCAATACGGGAAAACGCGTCTCTTTGTTTCAAGTGAACGAAGTAAGGAAGAATTGGAAAGTCTTCCTCATGTCAAACAGGTGAGCTTGACCAAGCAAGGCAGTTGGAAATTGATCCTAGATGATGAGAGCGCTGGAAGAGAACTCTTCCCAATCCTCACTCAAGGTCAATACATCGCGACCTTTGACCAGCAAGCTCCAACAATCGATGAAATCTTTAAACTAGAATCAGGGGTGGAAGTATGAGAAATATGTGGGTTGTAATGAAGGAAACCTATCTTCGACATGTTAAGTCGTGGAGTTTCTTCTTTATGGTGATTTCGCCGTTCCTCTTTTTAGCCTTATCTGTAGGAATCGGCTTTCTCCAAGGGTCTTCTATGGCCAAGAATAGCAAGATAGCAGTAGTGACAACTGTACCATCTGTGGAAGAAGGGCTCAAGGGTACCAATGGTATCAACTTTGATTATAAGGATGAAGCCAGTGCCCAAGCTGCTATCAAGGATGAAAAAATCAAGGGTTACCTAACTATTGATCAAGAGGATAGTGTCATCAAAGCTGTTTACCATGGTGAAACTTCTCTTGAAACAGGTATCAAGCTAGCAGTAACCAATAAGCTCAACGAACTGCAATACCAACTCAATCGCTCGGCGGCTAATTTGTCTCAAGAACAGGAAAAACGCCTGAGTCAAACCGTTGACTTTACTGAGAAGATTGATGAATCTAAGGAAAACAAAAAAATTGTTCAGACCATTGCGGCCGCAGGGCTTGGTTTCTTCCTTTATATGATTTTGATTACCTATGCTAGTGTCACTGCTCAGGAAGTAGCTAGTGAGAAAGGAACCAAAATCATGGAGGTGGTCTTCTCTAGTATCCGAGCTAGTCATTATTTCTACGCTCGCATGCTGGCTCTGCTTCTTGTGATTTTGACCCATATTGGCATTTACGTCGTGGGTGGACTTGCTGCCATTCTTCTCTTTAAAGACCTACCTATCTTGGCACAATCTGGTATTTTAAATCATATAGGAGAGGCTTTCTCGCTCAACACCTTATTGTTTGTCTTGGTTAGCCTCTTTATGTACGTTGTTTTAGCAGCCTTCTTAGGATCTATGGTTTCTCGTCCTGAAGATGCCGGTAAGGCCTTGTCGCCTTTGATGATCTTGATTATAGCAGGATTTGTCGGTGTGACTTCTCTAGGTGCTGCTGGGGACAATTTAGTTCTGAAAATTGGTTCCTATATTCCTTTCATCTCGACCTTCTTTATGCCATTTAGAGCTATAAATGGGTATGCAAGTGGTCTAGAAGCTTGGATTTCCCTTGCTATAACGGTTGTTTTTGCAGTCACTGCAACAGCCTTTATCGGGCGTATGTATGCCAGCCTAGTCCTTCAGACAGATGACTTAGGTCTATGGAAAAGCTTCAAACGTGCCTTGGCTTATAAATAGGTTTGCGGATTAAAAGAAAATATAAAATAACAAAAGGATAAGATTCAAGTGAAATCTTATCCTTTTTAAGTGTTTTTATCCTAATACTTTCTTTAGAAACAATAACTAAAAATACATAGTACTAGGGAAAAAGGCATAGATCCTTTTTCACCTATACATGCAAAAAATGATTTATTCGTTTAGCTTAATATTTCCACTTTTTGCAGTAATAGTGAGAGTGGCAGTAGGATTTTCAATTTTGTGAACGAGAGTACTACCAGTATGCTTGCTGTCTTTAGTGTATTCTACATTGATGCCGTTAGGGATATCAATATCACCAAGAGTTGTTTTTAGATCGAAGGATAGTTTATTCAAACTATTGGGAACCAGTTGTAGGTTGATATCTCCTAGCTGATTAGTGATGGAGATGTTTCCAACTAAGTCTAATTGCTTGGAACTTATTGAGCCACTAGATATTTTTAAACTAGTGTCGGAAATTTTACTTGAATTTAGATTGATATCGCCCAGAGCAGCAGTGATTTCACCAGTTCCAAAATGACTATTATTTAGTCCGATATTACCCGAAGAATCTTTGATTTCTCCAGAGCTAATTTGACTATTGTTTAGAGTAATATCTCCAAGAGCGTTACGGATTTTGCTAGACAAGAATTGACTATTGTTGATTGTTAGATTTCCCTTGGATAAAGTAATTTCAGTGTTATTTGCTGATAAATTAGATAGTGTAATATCTCCGAGCGAGGAGCTACTACTAAACGTCTCAAGCTTGGTTCCCTTTGGTAGAGTGAGGTAAACAACGTTTTTTTCCTGATACTCGTTACTAAATAAATTGAGGAGAGATTGGATTCCAGAGCTTATACGAAAGCCCCCTGAATTCTCTTCCCTGAGATTTAATTTTCCATTTTCAGAGTTTACCGTGAGTTTTCCAAACGTATCATTGTTAATCTGATAGTTGTGGTCGTGTTGGTAATAGCTTAAATGGACATTATCATCAGAGGATTCATCGACAACGAGGTTTCTCATTGCTAGATTTACAGTTAAAGAAGAAATTTCAGAGAAACTTTCTTCGGTTTTTGTTGCCTTTAATTTATTTTTAGTAGAGTTGATTAAATCATTGAATCCACCTGTTGCAGATCCGATGGCCGTCAAAGCAACGCCTAAGATACAAGCTAAGATAGCTATAGATAAAAATTTTTTCTTCGAGTTCATATTAGCCATGACGTGCTCCTTTCTTTGCGAAAAGTTGAGCTAGTTTGACAAAGCCAGCCTTGCCAAACTGAGTAACAGGAGAAATGCCTGCGTAGAAGATGCCAGACAGTCCCAGAGCTAGAACACTGAGCCCCAGAGTGAACAGGAAGGCCGGGATCGATGTCGTCAGTCCCACTGTCAAAGTGTCCCAGATCAGGCTGATTCCAAAAATAAAGAATGCAAAGGTACCTATAGCCATGACGAGAGCAAAGATAAAGACTAAGAGGAAGAAAACAAAAGTCAAAAGTGCTGCTACTATAAAGAGTGGAATAGCCAAGGGTGCTGCCAAAATGGATAGGATAGCAATCTGGACGATGTTCTTAGTGTTTTTTGATGAACTGCTGTCTTGATTATCTTCCTCGACTTTTTTGTCCAAAAGATTCAACATAATCTCGTGGGCCGCTTCCTTAGGGCTTCCTAAATCAGCAATAGCGGCTACTTCACCTTCAGGTCCTACTTCGTCAAAATACTCAGTGAAATGTTCTATAGTTTCTTCGTAGTCCTTACGTGGTAGTTTTTTTAGATACTTTTCTAGCTCAGCTAGATATTCAGTTTTTGTCATGTCGAATGCTCCCTTCTACGATGCCGTTGATTGTTGTAGTATAAAGTTTCCACTCTTCTTTCAGAGTAAGTAGGTATTCATATCCGTAAGAAGTAAGTGTATAGTATTTTCGTTTACGCCCCTGTTTTTCCTTCGAATAAGTTGCGAGATAATCATTTTGTTCCAGCTTTTTTAGTATGGGATAAAGAATAGACTCTTTGATGTTAGCAATTAGCTTAATGGTCTGACTAATCTCATAACCGTA
Proteins encoded in this window:
- a CDS encoding DUF4097 family beta strand repeat-containing protein, which encodes MANMNSKKKFLSIAILACILGVALTAIGSATGGFNDLINSTKNKLKATKTEESFSEISSLTVNLAMRNLVVDESSDDNVHLSYYQHDHNYQINNDTFGKLTVNSENGKLNLREENSGGFRISSGIQSLLNLFSNEYQEKNVVYLTLPKGTKLETFSSSSSLGDITLSNLSANNTEITLSKGNLTINNSQFLSSKIRNALGDITLNNSQISSGEIKDSSGNIGLNNSHFGTGEITAALGDINLNSSKISDTSLKISSGSISSKQLDLVGNISITNQLGDINLQLVPNSLNKLSFDLKTTLGDIDIPNGINVEYTKDSKHTGSTLVHKIENPTATLTITAKSGNIKLNE
- a CDS encoding ABC transporter ATP-binding protein; translation: MLEVRNLEKSFGPKQVLFGVDFQASPGRILGLVGKNGAGKTTIFHSMLKFLEYQGEISLDGQEIRQETYARIGYLPEERSLMPKLTVLEQVRYLATLKGMDAKEVKEKLPQWMEKLEVKGKLTDKIKSLSKGNQQKIQLIITLIHEPDLIILDEPFSGLDPVNTELLKQVILKEKERGATIIFSDHVMTNVEELCDDILMIRDGRVVLHGPVQEVRNQYGKTRLFVSSERSKEELESLPHVKQVSLTKQGSWKLILDDESAGRELFPILTQGQYIATFDQQAPTIDEIFKLESGVEV
- a CDS encoding ABC transporter permease translates to MRNMWVVMKETYLRHVKSWSFFFMVISPFLFLALSVGIGFLQGSSMAKNSKIAVVTTVPSVEEGLKGTNGINFDYKDEASAQAAIKDEKIKGYLTIDQEDSVIKAVYHGETSLETGIKLAVTNKLNELQYQLNRSAANLSQEQEKRLSQTVDFTEKIDESKENKKIVQTIAAAGLGFFLYMILITYASVTAQEVASEKGTKIMEVVFSSIRASHYFYARMLALLLVILTHIGIYVVGGLAAILLFKDLPILAQSGILNHIGEAFSLNTLLFVLVSLFMYVVLAAFLGSMVSRPEDAGKALSPLMILIIAGFVGVTSLGAAGDNLVLKIGSYIPFISTFFMPFRAINGYASGLEAWISLAITVVFAVTATAFIGRMYASLVLQTDDLGLWKSFKRALAYK
- a CDS encoding DUF1700 domain-containing protein, encoding MTKTEYLAELEKYLKKLPRKDYEETIEHFTEYFDEVGPEGEVAAIADLGSPKEAAHEIMLNLLDKKVEEDNQDSSSSKNTKNIVQIAILSILAAPLAIPLFIVAALLTFVFFLLVFIFALVMAIGTFAFFIFGISLIWDTLTVGLTTSIPAFLFTLGLSVLALGLSGIFYAGISPVTQFGKAGFVKLAQLFAKKGARHG
- a CDS encoding PadR family transcriptional regulator, with protein sequence MYFPTSSALIKFLILAILEKDDSYGYEISQTIKLIANIKESILYPILKKLEQNDYLATYSKEKQGRKRKYYTLTSYGYEYLLTLKEEWKLYTTTINGIVEGSIRHDKN